tacagataatgtctccaaattttcaatacgaaaaccactgctgccaattcaagatcatgagtaggataattcctctcatgcacccTCAATTGTCGCgacgcataagctaccactttacCACCTTGCATTAACACTCCGCCTAATCCCATTTTAGATGCATCACAGTACACTACAAACGGTTCACTTGGATTAGGTAGAATTAACACCGGCGCTGTTGTcagcttcttcttcaactcttcgaaACTTTCTTCACACGCCGCATCCCACACAAAAGCTTGACCCTTTCTAGTCAATTTAGTTAATGGCAATGCCAaattagaaaatccttcaataaatcTGCGATAATATCCTGCCAGACCCAAGAAGCTTCTAATTTCTGTTACTGTCTTCGGAGGTTCCCACTGAAGTACTGCACTTATTTTAGATGGGTCAACTGTTATCCCATCACCTGAAATAACATGTTCTAAGAAACTCACGGTTCCCAGCCAAAATTCATACTTTGAGAGCTTTGCGGATAATTTGTTATCCTTCAATACTTGCAACGCAATCCTCAAGTGTTCTGCATGATCCTCTtcagacttagaataaatcagtatatcatcaatgaacaccactaTGAACTTATCCAAATATGAATGAAAgatgcgattcatatactccataaacacaccaggcgCATTAGACACTCCGAAAGGCATCACTGCATATTCGTAATGTCCGTATCGAGTCCTAAAGGCAGTCTTTTGAATATCTTCATCTTTCACTCTGATCTGATGATAACCCGATCTtaaatcaattttgctaaacacacgagcaccaacgagctgatccattaaatcatcaatcctcggtaatggatacttATTCTTAACGGTCACTTTATTCAACTGACGGTAATCGATACACAAACGCATACTAccatctttcttcttcaccaataacactggagctccccacggcgatacactcGGCCAAATAAATTTCTTATCCAGCAAATCACCAATTTGAGCCTTCAACTctgacaattctgatgcagacatcctgtacggcGCCATAGAAATAGGCCTAGTACCAAGAACTAGATCAATAGAAAATTCAATCTCCCTCTCTGGAGGTAACTCTGTAATGTCGTCAGAAAATAATTCCAGAAATTCTTTCACCACCGGTATCGCTTCAATTGACGTTTTGCTCTCAACAGACAGTGAAGCAAACACCTTAGCTTCACCCCTCAACAATATTCTCATCTCCTTGGTAGATAACGAATCTGCCAATGCTTCCTCTTCAGGAGTAAGGAACAACAACCTCTTCCTAAAGCAGTCAATATACACACGGTTGAACTCTAGCCAGTTCATTCCCAAAATAACGTCCAGATTACTGATTGGCAAACAAATCAAGTCCACTCCAAAATCTCTATCAAAGATAGTCAAAGGACAATTCAAGCACGCTAAAGAAGTAACCACAGAACCAATAGATGGAGTTTCAATAGTCATCCTCCGATCTAAAGTAGACGGCACAAGTCCTAATCTTTTCACACAGTCCACAGAAATAAACGAGTGGGttgcacccgtatcaataatGGCAATCAAAGGAGTGTTATAGATGAAACAAGTACCTTTGACTATTCGGTCCTCATTGGTAGGCTGGGCTCCTACTAATGCAAACACCTTGCCATTACCCTGAGTCTTCTTTGGCTTCTGACAGTGAGTGctgatatgaccttcttcgcCACAGTTGTAGCATGTAGGCACCTTAGTTCTACAATCTACTAACACATGACCTGCTTTCCCACATTTGAAGCATTTCTTAACATCCTTTGGACACTCATTACCACGGTGTCCCTCAGTACAACACTTGGAGCAAACAATGGGGTTGGAAGCAAATCCTCCTCTCCCACTTGGCTTCTTCCCAAAAGCAGCTTTTTGTTTTCCTTTAGCATCAGGAACGCTATACGACTTTCCACGATTCTGATTACCTTTCCGATCATTCACAGCTTTGTAATGTGCAATCCTGGCTCGATTATCATTGTCATAGATTCTGCTTCTGCTCACTAGCTCTGGATAGTTCATTATCTTCTGACAAgcaataccctgcttgatctcggGACGCAGCCCGTTCTCAAACTTAACGCACTTGGAATTCATAGCCTCATTAGTATTATAATGAGAACAATACTTCACCAATTCCTCGAATCGGGCAGCATATTCATCAACAGTCATATTCCCCTGCTTCAATTCTAGAAACTCAATTTCCCTCTTGCTACGAGCATCTTCCGGAAAGTTCTTCTCCAGGAATTCAGCCCAAAACACTACCCAAGTAATAGCAGTACCTGCCGCTTCCATTCTCTGACGACTGTTATCCCACCAGTCCTCAACTTCACCTTCCAGCATGTGcgtaccaaactgtaccttctaATCCTCATTGCATCCCATGGTCCTGAAGATCTTCTCAACAGCCTTCAGCCATTTTTGTGCATTATCGGGATCAATGATACCACCTTCAAACTTAGGCGGTTTGTTGCTCTGGAACCTCTCTAAGTTGCGAAACTGCAGATCACCAGCATTTTGATTGTTGTTATTCTGCACCGACTGCGCCATAGCTTCCAGTGCAGCAGCAAGAGCGGCATCATTCCTTCCGTCCATTCTACCCATCAATTCAAATTACAGTTAGAAGAAAATACAAGTCTACTCCTAAATTAAGGATTGACTTTACTACATTTGGCCGATtgaaccgacctgctctgataccaattgtaacaccgcACTTTTCCCAATTATAAATTAcggtaaaatagtaataatattatcagAGTAATTCAACACAAGTGGAATGTCACACTTTTCCAATAAACCAGAAACTAAAGTCTCAATACTTTATTTATTCGTTTCTCACTAAATTcattaacacagcggaaatagttttatttaaaataaatcacggcACACTTGCCTCCAATAAATAAAATCCACCTTAACTCGTAGTTCTCCAAAAATTAGAAAATCGAAAATGATAcgtaacaaaattcaataaaataataattgaaataaaatcccCAAAAACTCctgtgttacgtatcagagcgactcttAAGACTCGATCAAGCAAAACGTACTCCACGTACAGCTTAAGTACCTGAGTTATCTGTACTTCCGAAGAAGCACAGGCACAacaaacaagaaagaaagggGTGAGAACTACATTCAATAAATAACGGTGATTAATACATGCTAAGGAGTAGTACTCACGCCAATCACACATTACCACATATCGGCAACATAATTATCAATTCAATCACAATTTAATATTCAATCACAATAATGCAATGTGACTCCATGACTTGacgcaaatgcatgtggtaccaaaacacgGTTCATTCAATCGAACCCGATTCACAAAGAATCCGGATAATTCGCATACACTCCACTGAGCAACGAATTATCTCCAACACAACTCAACAAGTGAGTCCGGACCTACTAGGCATCAACCAAAGATTTTCACCTAGCAGTCTCAATGCTATAATATGCAATGCACCAATGaacaatacatatattaaaaatatacatcATGCATATTATACGATCCATCTGATCCACGATCCTCTTGATCACTTGTAAACATCGTTTACCGTAATTCACCTCAGAGTTACACTCGCTGTCCAAAATACATTACACCACCAATAATAGCATTATTACCGATTAAACTTGTCAATTTAATTCAGCCAAGTATTGAAATCTAGCACTGATAAATTACTTCCGGTTAATATCATTTTCCTCTTAGCAACACACATCACAACATGCCTCTTAATTTGCTGTCAAACGGTTAAAGGTGTCCGCCAAATAAATTGATACTCACTGTATCTACTATCCATAAAGGGATTAATTAtattatacatttttattagTCTGCAACTTACTCCTATTAATTGGTTAATAGTcataataatttgattaaaatagTTAACAGGTAGTGTTGTAATCATTTCTATACTTAATTTTCTGCTATGACTACTCTTCTGCTATCCATTCTAAACTGCTATGCTACTGGTTTTACTAACTATAAGTGAAATGATTATATAAGATTCTTAGAATTAGTATTATAGGCTTACTAATTAATTGCTAATACTTATTAATACTCACTGTTAGTGTTTCTTCCATTAGGCTAATGTAAAGAATTACTGGGAATTACTTATTTTGATAACTAGTTGCTAAGCTtagaaactataaaaaaaaagtagttctacaatacacacacacacatacacggCGGTGGCCTCTACTCCCTATAGTCACCGCCCCCACTCACACTACACACCACACACACATACATTTCAACACAAGGCTGGCCTATAGAAATGAAATTAACCATGGCATTCTCGTACCGCTTCGGTTCTTAATTAATTCTCTTTGGCACAAAAACAAAACAGCAATAGCAACAACCATATGACAGCAATAACCAACAAAGATAATATATCCATTCAATCACACAATTCACTACCAATGAATCAATAATCAAACACAGACATAATTTAACATATAAATTCCTGTGAGGATAAGGACtcctcactaccctctcatgatTAAATCACCTATAAAGAACCGattctccccccttacctcgatttcGGAAATTGATTGACTATGGGAACTCTCTTAGTGGCTTCCTTGTTCTTCCTCCTTCCTCAGCCTCTAATTGCACGAATGATTTCCCAAAAACCTAATTCCCTTCCTTAGTCCCATATATATTTATTAGTGAAATTCCACTTTAGTCCTTAACTACTAGTACTATagtttatataattttgttaatgTTAATATTACTAACCGTAGctctcataataataaaaatattataataacagtgtcaataataataataacattaataataataataatatcagtaTCCATGATATTACTAATAATATTACTCAAGTCTATTAttactaaattaatattattCCGACACTTCTAATTTACCCGCTCCGGTAAGAATACACCGTCTACGCGCtcggtcacacacccaaaacaaagtcaaataaaataaactactacgacgattaaataatttaaaatggggtgttacagcttTGGCAGTGTGATATTTGGATGTACATTGGTTGGGTGCTATGGTAGGATGTGATGGTATCATAtgcctcatcattgttgttgtaagATGTGCTAGCATCATATGGTTGGTGGCGGTATTGGGCTTGCTCTTGGTTTTGTGTTTGGATGTGTGGCATGAATTGGTCGCGGGTTAAGGTGGATGTGGTTTCTTAAGGTTGTTGGGTTTCTGTAGGTTGACAATGTTATTGGGTTTGATAATGTTGTGGGGTTGGTTGTTAGGCGTATGATGACGAAGCTCATTGGTGTGGGTCGATCAAATATGTCAGGTGAGACAAAAACAAATTTGTTAAAACTGATGtatatcaattcatataattttGAGTTGGTCTAACATCCTGCTGCATGGTTGGTTTATTTATTGCCAATTAGTGTCTCCATTAACGACATGCATCCCTAGTGAAGTCTTTCAAATCTTTATATCTCTATTGGTCATCGGCTTTTAATTGATGTCATTTTCCCAAACACGTCGAGGGATCTGGGATTTGTTATTGCATGTTGAATTGTAGTTTCACACGGTCACtctggtgcatctccacagtaGTGAACCTGGCGATTGTTGTTTTTGCAGTCCAAACTGCAGCATCCTCAAGGTTAATCTCATGGTCGAGACTCAAATACGGCCTCTAGATAAACTGTAgaggaaaaataaattaatataaggcATGGATAACGAGGACTGAAGTCGTTGAACTAGTATACGAAAATTGGGAGGATTCGTTCAAAGAACTTCCAAAAAAATTGGTGGCACTTAAGTATTATGCTCGAGAATTGTAACAATTTTAGAGACACTCTCAGCATTTACCCTAGACAAAACTTGTGTTAGCGGAAATAGAATATTCCATCTAATGTTTTGGGCGTATGAACCATGCATTAAAGGTTTTGCATTCTACAAACATGTTATATAAATTGATTGAACATGGTTGTACAAGAAATATAAAGGAATGTTACTCATGGAAGTGGATTCCAATTTCCTTCACTCTAGTTAAAGGTGAGACTGCTGGTGGGTGGAGTTTATTTCTCAACCACATCCAATTACACGTTGCTCTACAACCCAACCTATGTTTGATTTCAGACATACATCCATCTATTGAGAGTGCATAGAATAACCCTAATAACGGGTGGCAAGATCCCCCTTCTACGCATGTATATTATATTAGACATATTGCACAAAACTTCATGTGGGAGATCAAAGACAACACACTTCAAAaaagatttgtgaatacaacgtatACCTTAACATAACCATCATTCCAACACTACTGCGAAGATATCATGTTGACAAAAACAGACGCGTTAAGGTGGATCGATAATATTCCAGTAGAGAACTGGACCAGGGCATTTGACAATGGTACACGATGGGGCCACATGACAataatcttgtggaatcaatgaacttTATCTTCAAAGGCATTAGAAACCAACTGATAACTGCATTTGTGACATTAACATATTTTAGGTTGGGGTTATTGTTTGAAACCAGGGGTTCTAAATGGAGGCCAGTGTTATAATCAGGGAAGTTGTTTAGTGAAAGCTCTATGAAATTTATTTAGGAGGAAACTTCCAAAGCTAACACACATGATACTACAATGTTTGACCATATTAAAGGTTGGTTCACTATACAAGAGACAATATACCATAATGAGGGGAGGCCAAGGGGATACTATCGGGTCAAACTAGATAGAGGTTAGTGCGATTCGagaaagtttcaagcctttcaTATGCCTTGCTCCTATGTCTTAGCAGCATGTTCACATGCTCACTAAGACTCTTCCAAACATTTATCCCCAATTTACAAAGTCGGAAATGTATTCAATATGTACATCAATAACTTCTCGATGGTAGCAAAAGAGGATTATCGGCCTACTTATCAACGTATTAAATGAGTAATCATCATAAAATTCATCCAAACCCAAATTTATAATGGAAGTTGTGCATGAATTACTATGATGATTAAAGTGTGAGTATGTGATGTATTTGATGTTattgacttatagcttataactaTTGCAAATATATTCTTTCTTATATCTTTTATAATTGATTGTGATTActcaccccttctatttgaataTTGTCTCTACATGGGTAACGTGTAGATACTTAAGAGTAACTTCCGTTGAAGTAAGTGAAAGCTAGTTGTGAAGACATTTCCTCTGTTACCGTTTTATTTAGTTGTTTCTGCTCTAATCATGTAACATCGGGTTGGGATTGACGTTTGAATTTCCTAAACTATAATGTTGTTTATTTTGGAAACAACTTGTGGAACTATGTTTATTTTGTTTCGATTTAAATGTTTTAAGACTGAAagtgtgttttattttataataaagattAAATGATGATGATTCCGCTGCGGCATTTTTAAATAAGCATTGATGTCGTATAAGTATCATGAATGTGTATTTTTTGAGAAGTTGAATCTTAAATTGTGTAACCCGTGTTACAGAGTAGGATATTTATCTAGTTTTTATGAAGTGTGACACACTGATGCTgtgttttgattaatttaattgtaAATTTTATGTGgaatttagaagggtgttacactcttCACATCTCAAACAAAATACATTATTGTGGGTAGTTGTTGTGCTCAACTTATTTGGATGAAACCATAACTCGGTGATAATGGTGTAAATCTGAGTTTCCCAATAAGATGTGACTACTCTATCACCATAAATCTCACAAAAAACTGATACTTCACTGTCGGGCTAAACACATTGAAGTTAGATACCAATTTATTAGAGAACATGTTGAAAAAGAGGAATGCGTACTTGAATTTGTAACTTCATCTAATCAACTTACAGATATTTTTACTATACCCCTTCGTAAATTAGGGATATTAAACAAATCATGCATGGATTAAAATGCCTACATGTTTTCCTTCTCAAATTAATACCATATGATTTATGTGCTTTATTTGACTTCACCTTTTTGATAATTTCTAAGAGGGAGAAATATACTCTCAGGGGGAGTAGAGTATACTCTCTTCCTAATTGAGAGGGAGTTTAATTACTCAAATTATATATATCTAGTTATCTTTTACCACCTCCCTGATAGAtgtgttgtcatcataaaaaaacgCAGAGAATGTGAATCTATGTGCTTGCAGATATAAAGTTGAAACTCCCACAAAATACCTTTCTTgaagttttgatgatgacaacagtTGTTGATGTCGGCAGAAATAACTTTTCATTTTTTGATGATGGTAACCTAATTAGAAAATCATCTCAGACCTCATCAAGAAAAGAGACTCAATATTGAAGTTCTTATATAACTGATGTATTTAGAAAAGAATTTTGAAGCCccggtgtagcaacctgccctaaaaaatgaaagttttagagtcgccacctatcctgaagggcgaataggaaaccctacgcagttttaaagatccggggtaagttattataatcaggttgagggaaggtattaggcaccctcaaccctttcctaaaggctaacatttcaaagataaggGTTTCATGGCAAGGTTCATAAAGAAGGGTAACagatataattaaattatattgacatgattagaatttgaaggaaggggactcgccttgttaccaagtgcctacgtacctccttagggaggatcagagtctacgtagttcggggagggttgtacgcccttagagttgaattttgatttgagatggtttttagaggctttttcaATGGCCTGTCGCAGTTATAATGATCAGTAGTTTGATTGTGGTCTTGAAAGAGTTTATGAAatattttagggtttgggcgtacaaccctgattttgtactattaaccgcaatgatcaatagattctatcaccatagttaaaagatttgaaattgtatcactgccaattttaatcgattgattcgattatcactaataatgaattaaggtattttttaataattctaTAGTTCAGTTTATAtcattacccctcgcaatcgattaattcgattaaaaagaataaggaatttGAAGTGAGGAAATTAGtaagttaatcatcgcaaccaatgagaatggttgaaaccatttaaccaaataacaattaattttattttagttaaataaacattttaattagaatttattattgaccatagcgattaattgatttaatcggcatGAACAACAAATTATggctttttaatataaatattacatacttatttttatttataaaaagaaaaaaaataataattataattaattatattagaaaattattttaattaaaataaacaaataattaagatTTTTAGTTTATTAGGGTTCATGATTCAGTATGGTTGTTATTAGGGTTCATAATATAGGGGCCAGTTTTGGGTGCGTTAGATCTAAGCTAAGTGAGGGTTGAATGGCCAGATCTGGCAGGTGTATGGTACAGCCTATGGATATGCGCTCATGGGATCAAGGTTGGAATTTCAGAAAAAATATATGTtagaggggaggctcgaacccatgacctccccctcGCAAACGTATAGGCTAACCACCAGACCAAACGCACTTATTTGTTCAAGACACGCGCCCACAACAACATATATGAGGCtaagaaaaataacaaataactgcgcgcgaaattcaaacggACGAACCACACGCgaacacctcatcatcttcttcattaaacctgaaaataaaatgcacagttttgctacgattttgctac
Above is a window of Vicia villosa cultivar HV-30 ecotype Madison, WI unplaced genomic scaffold, Vvil1.0 ctg.001687F_1_1, whole genome shotgun sequence DNA encoding:
- the LOC131636300 gene encoding uncharacterized protein LOC131636300, producing the protein MLEGEVEDWWDNSRQRMEAAGTAITWVVFWAEFLEKNFPEDARSKREIEFLELKQGNMTVDEYAARFEELVKYCSHYNTNEAMNSKCVKFENGLRPEIKQGIACQKIMNYPELVSRSRIYDNDNRARIAHYKAVNDRKGNQNRGKSYSVPDAKGKQKAAFGKKPSGRGGFASNPIVCSKCCTEGHRGNECPKDVKKCFKCGKAGHVLVDCRTKVPTCYNCGEEGHISTHCQKPKKTQGNGKVFALVGAQPTNEDRIVKGTCFIYNTPLIAIIDTGATHSFISVDCVKRLGLVPSTLDRRMTIETPSIGSVVTSLACLNCPLTIFDRDFGVDLICLPISNLDVILGMNWLEFNRVYIDCFRKRLLFLTPEEEALADSLSTKEMRILLRGEAKVFASLSVESKTSIEAIPVVKEFLELFSDDITELPPEREIEFSIDLVLGTRPISMAPYRMSASELSELKAQIGDLLDKKFIWPSVSPWGAPIRVKDEDIQKTAFRTRYGHYEYAVMPFGVSNAPGVFMEYMNRIFHSYLDKFIVVFIDDILIYSKSEEDHAEHLRIALQVLKDNKLSAKLSKYEFWLGTVSFLEHVISGDGITVDPSKISAVLQWEPPKTVTEIRSFLGLAGYYRRFIEGFSNLALPLTKLTRKGQAFVWDAACEESFEELKKKLTTAPVLILPNPSEPFVVYCDASKMGLGGVLMQGGKANVVADALSRKTIHMSSLMVKEMELIEQFRDLSMVCETTPESVKLGMLKINNDFLDIIKENQRLDVKLVDMIPTREDNLDNDFKMDNVGVLRFRGRICVPDNDELRKAILEESHWSKLSIHPGATKMYQDLKKLFWWSGMKRNIAQFVYACLTCQKSKVEHQKPSGLMQPLEIPEWKWDSITIDFVTGVPHTARGFDAIWVVVDRLTKSAHFIPINISFPLVKLAEIYIKIIVKLHGVPLSIVSDRDPRFTSEFWKSLQEALGSKLKLSLAYHPQTDGQSERTIQSLEDLLRTCVLEKGGAWDTHLPLIEFTYNNSYHSSESIVLDPKIMQQTTETIEMIREKMKASQSRQKSYHDNRRKDLEFSKGGHVFLKVNPVTGVGRALKSKKLGPKFIGPYQILQRYVSDPSHVIQRDEVQIRDNLTVEVMPIRIEDRKIKQLRGKDIPLVRVVSGGAAGGSATWELESRMRESYPKLFPSGMPADTDAWTDALDRGIIEQDGSEAVAIVERMVSDAAGATTYRRMTHDIN